A section of the Gloeobacter violaceus PCC 7421 genome encodes:
- a CDS encoding response regulator, producing MIAKFKSQRKGSIARRLLLTLGSLLLVFLLVFGFNYGLVFNQVENLRQSYRLSRELNINVYRMQEGMTDQETGVRGFLLARQEEFLAPFYQGRVQYLRSLEEARRVVQLITVRIEDPQMRSQMLSALDAAGQAAESWYEFVRAGEIESLRRGDVAAALDLGRSRQGKERFDRFRQAAAEVRRRNDLLFAQLEARISERQNQSEILSIGLLAMAGLLAGAISLGLVRSLRRPFAALEAAAVALGEGNFQTRVPAEVIENDDELAVLARSFNQTAERLGRQNLELRERDILGSLRVLDAVIVEEIDLDCLCGRLLESLGELTGSQLGALYLLEGERLLLQSSLGLSAPAPAIRLGEGMVGLAASRCAPVVLQSPPTGEPLSLETPAGALQPRSLSAWPLLSKQQLVGVLFVAGLEPLAPMARNLLESVSSQLAVALLNSRSVRAVEEARARLEATFEQMSDGVSIADARGNPQLINPAGLRILGLPADQDLTDSDWQNRFEVFTLEGEPLEAQEVPVRRAVRFGTTVRADLQIRIRQGRSVLLSVSASPLKDGRGNIYGVVAVFRDVTVERERERRLVQQARELEALNTELAATNEELEAQQSELEAINAELEQQRLQIESQNQELVEADRQKNNFLASMSHELRTPLNAIIGFSQLLLRNKNLQEQPQVLLQLDRVYQNGKIQLRLVNDILDLAKIKAGKVELRYQPVALEPFVREVYAALESLALQKNLSVRIAVDPSIGSVETDPQQLRTILINLLSNAFKYTERGEVEVRARRPAADRFELEVRDTGVGIDPDQQQKVFDEFSRLEGAATRQASGTGLGLAICKRLVTLMGGEISLVSTPGVGSTFTVRLPCGPAVIPAGRSAGEPPKVLFIEHDLQVQQLVATRLAERSYRLLFAPDSIEGIQIAKAERPDAIVLDPTLPRTDLWGVLFELRTDPTTAGIPILLQSIAGERGLAIPLGLADFLTRPVGQESLLAVLKRRRVAPEGDAILIVDDSADNREYLAACLRDEGYRVQPAASGHEALAYLESHRPQLVILDLMMPQMDGFEVLRRLRRMPGGRQLPVLILSAMDLTEQQRQTLLAEQTEQILKKGDQNIDELLSLLDDTLRRQLETARAAGAERLTPDTRSL from the coding sequence GTGATTGCGAAATTTAAATCCCAACGAAAAGGCTCAATCGCCAGGCGGCTGTTGCTGACCCTGGGTTCGCTGCTGCTCGTTTTTTTGCTGGTCTTCGGATTCAATTATGGGCTGGTATTCAATCAGGTCGAAAACCTCCGGCAGTCCTATCGGCTCAGCCGTGAACTCAATATTAACGTCTACCGGATGCAAGAGGGCATGACCGATCAGGAGACGGGCGTGCGCGGATTTTTGCTGGCCCGCCAGGAGGAGTTTCTCGCCCCTTTCTATCAGGGACGGGTCCAGTACCTGCGCTCCCTCGAAGAAGCCCGGCGGGTCGTGCAACTGATCACCGTCCGCATCGAAGACCCGCAGATGCGCAGTCAGATGCTCAGCGCCCTCGACGCCGCAGGACAAGCGGCTGAGAGCTGGTACGAATTTGTGCGCGCCGGCGAAATCGAATCGCTCCGGCGCGGCGATGTGGCTGCGGCTCTGGACCTTGGCCGCAGCCGCCAGGGTAAAGAACGCTTCGACCGGTTTCGCCAGGCGGCAGCGGAGGTGCGCAGGCGCAATGACCTGCTCTTTGCGCAGCTCGAAGCGCGGATCAGCGAGCGGCAGAACCAGAGCGAAATCTTGAGTATCGGGCTTCTGGCGATGGCCGGGTTGCTGGCTGGGGCAATTTCCCTGGGATTGGTGCGCAGTCTAAGGCGGCCTTTTGCGGCGCTGGAGGCGGCGGCGGTGGCCCTTGGCGAAGGAAATTTTCAGACGCGGGTACCTGCTGAAGTCATCGAAAACGACGACGAGCTGGCGGTGCTCGCCCGCTCCTTCAACCAGACGGCCGAGCGGCTCGGCCGCCAGAACCTCGAATTGCGCGAGCGCGACATTCTGGGCAGCCTGCGCGTCCTCGATGCGGTAATCGTCGAAGAAATCGACCTCGACTGCCTGTGCGGGCGGCTGCTCGAGAGCCTGGGGGAACTGACCGGGTCGCAGTTGGGGGCGCTCTATCTGCTCGAAGGTGAGCGGCTGCTCTTGCAGAGCAGCCTGGGTCTGAGCGCCCCGGCGCCTGCCATTCGCCTGGGTGAAGGCATGGTCGGTCTGGCGGCATCCCGGTGCGCCCCGGTAGTGCTGCAGAGCCCCCCCACGGGGGAGCCGCTCTCCCTTGAGACTCCCGCGGGCGCGCTGCAGCCGCGCAGCCTCTCCGCCTGGCCGCTTTTGAGCAAACAGCAACTGGTGGGCGTGCTGTTTGTTGCGGGTCTGGAGCCCCTGGCTCCCATGGCGCGCAACCTGCTCGAAAGTGTTTCAAGTCAGCTGGCCGTCGCCCTGCTCAACAGCCGCAGCGTGCGCGCCGTCGAAGAAGCGCGGGCGCGCCTGGAAGCCACGTTCGAGCAGATGTCCGACGGTGTGTCGATTGCCGACGCCCGGGGCAATCCGCAACTGATCAACCCGGCGGGACTGCGCATTCTGGGTCTGCCTGCCGATCAAGATCTCACCGACAGCGACTGGCAGAATCGCTTCGAGGTGTTCACCCTGGAGGGCGAGCCTTTGGAAGCGCAGGAAGTGCCGGTTCGCCGCGCCGTGCGCTTCGGCACCACGGTGCGCGCCGACTTGCAAATTCGGATCCGCCAGGGACGCTCGGTACTGTTGTCGGTCAGCGCTTCGCCGCTCAAAGACGGCCGTGGCAACATCTATGGGGTGGTGGCCGTTTTTCGCGATGTGACGGTCGAGCGCGAGCGCGAGCGGCGCCTGGTGCAGCAGGCTCGCGAATTGGAGGCTCTGAATACCGAACTGGCGGCTACCAACGAAGAACTCGAAGCCCAGCAGAGCGAACTGGAGGCCATCAACGCAGAACTCGAGCAGCAGCGGCTGCAGATCGAGAGCCAGAATCAGGAACTCGTCGAAGCCGACCGCCAGAAGAACAACTTTTTGGCCTCAATGAGCCACGAGTTGCGCACACCCCTCAACGCGATTATCGGCTTCTCGCAGCTGCTGTTGCGCAACAAAAACCTGCAGGAGCAACCGCAGGTACTGCTGCAACTCGACCGCGTCTATCAGAACGGCAAGATCCAGCTGCGGCTGGTCAACGACATTCTCGATCTCGCCAAGATCAAAGCGGGCAAAGTCGAGTTGCGCTACCAGCCAGTCGCCCTCGAACCATTCGTGCGCGAGGTCTACGCCGCCCTCGAAAGCCTCGCGCTCCAAAAAAATCTGTCGGTGCGCATCGCCGTCGACCCATCCATAGGGTCCGTCGAGACCGATCCGCAGCAACTGCGCACGATCTTGATCAACTTGCTCAGCAACGCCTTCAAGTACACCGAGCGGGGCGAAGTCGAAGTGCGCGCCCGGCGCCCGGCGGCCGACCGCTTCGAGTTGGAGGTGCGCGATACCGGCGTCGGCATCGATCCGGACCAACAACAAAAAGTCTTCGACGAATTTAGCCGCCTGGAAGGGGCCGCGACGCGCCAGGCCAGCGGCACCGGATTGGGGCTGGCTATCTGCAAACGGTTGGTGACGCTGATGGGAGGCGAGATTTCGTTGGTGAGCACCCCGGGCGTGGGCAGCACTTTCACCGTCCGTCTGCCCTGCGGGCCTGCTGTTATCCCTGCCGGGCGCTCGGCGGGTGAGCCGCCGAAGGTGCTGTTTATTGAGCACGACCTGCAGGTGCAGCAACTGGTGGCCACCCGGCTTGCCGAGCGCTCCTACCGGTTGCTGTTTGCCCCCGACAGCATCGAGGGCATCCAGATTGCCAAAGCCGAACGCCCCGATGCGATCGTGCTCGATCCGACCCTGCCGCGCACCGATCTGTGGGGGGTGCTCTTCGAGTTGCGGACCGACCCCACTACCGCCGGTATTCCAATCTTGTTGCAGAGCATCGCAGGCGAGCGGGGCCTGGCGATCCCGCTCGGACTGGCGGATTTTCTGACCCGCCCCGTGGGCCAGGAAAGTTTGCTCGCGGTACTCAAGCGCCGCCGGGTCGCCCCCGAGGGCGATGCGATCTTGATCGTCGACGACAGCGCCGACAACCGCGAGTACCTGGCCGCCTGCCTGCGCGACGAAGGCTACCGTGTGCAACCGGCCGCCTCCGGCCACGAGGCCCTCGCCTACCTCGAAAGCCACCGACCGCAACTGGTCATCCTCGATTTGATGATGCCGCAGATGGACGGTTTCGAAGTGCTCAGGCGACTGCGCCGGATGCCGGGGGGCAGGCAGTTGCCGGTGCTCATTTTGAGTGCCATGGATTTGACCGAACAGCAGCGTCAAACCTTGCTTGCCGAGCAGACCGAACAGATCCTCAAAAAAGGCGATCAGAACATCGACGAGCTGCTGAGCTTGCTCGACGACACCCTGCGCCGACAGCTTGAGACGGCCAGAGCGGCCGGAGCAGAGAGGCTGACACCGGATACCCGAAGCCTGTAG
- a CDS encoding aspartate-semialdehyde dehydrogenase has translation MTNAYRVAVLGATGAVGTEMVKLLQERHFPLASLKLLASERSAGKLLDFAGESLPVEVLRPEALKGQDIVLGATEADVARQYAGVIVEAGGVFVDNSSAFRQDPAVPLVVPEVNLADLTAHCGIVASPNCSTILLVVAVWPLHRRRPLKRLVVSTYQAASGAGAAGMAELERQTRQVLAGEVPTAEVFPHPIAFNLFPHNSAIGADRYCEEERKMVHETRRIFHSAALPIAVTCVRVPVLRAHSEAVNLEFEEPFPVAEALALLREAPGLQVVEDWERNHFPMPVEASGQDAVLVGRVREDLSCPGALDLWLSGDQIRKGAALNAVQIAEQLAGGRR, from the coding sequence TTGACAAACGCATATCGTGTCGCTGTTCTGGGAGCCACCGGAGCAGTGGGCACCGAGATGGTCAAGTTATTACAAGAGCGCCACTTTCCCCTCGCCAGTCTCAAGCTGCTTGCCTCGGAGCGTTCTGCGGGCAAGTTGCTTGATTTTGCCGGTGAATCGCTGCCCGTTGAGGTGCTGAGGCCCGAGGCTCTCAAAGGCCAGGACATTGTCCTGGGTGCCACCGAGGCAGATGTGGCCCGGCAGTATGCCGGGGTGATCGTCGAAGCGGGGGGAGTGTTTGTCGATAACTCCAGCGCCTTTCGCCAGGATCCGGCGGTGCCGCTGGTGGTGCCGGAGGTTAACCTGGCGGATCTGACTGCCCACTGCGGAATTGTCGCCAGCCCCAATTGCTCTACAATCCTGCTGGTGGTGGCCGTGTGGCCCCTACACCGGCGCCGGCCCCTGAAGCGCTTGGTCGTCTCCACCTACCAGGCGGCTTCCGGGGCGGGGGCGGCGGGCATGGCGGAGCTTGAACGCCAGACGCGCCAGGTGCTGGCGGGCGAAGTGCCCACAGCCGAGGTTTTTCCTCACCCGATCGCCTTCAATCTTTTCCCTCACAATTCGGCTATCGGAGCGGACCGCTACTGCGAGGAAGAGCGCAAGATGGTCCACGAGACACGGCGCATCTTTCACAGCGCGGCCCTGCCCATTGCCGTCACCTGCGTGCGCGTGCCGGTCCTGCGCGCCCACAGCGAGGCGGTCAACCTCGAATTTGAAGAGCCCTTCCCGGTGGCGGAGGCACTGGCGCTGTTGCGCGAAGCCCCGGGATTGCAGGTGGTCGAAGATTGGGAGCGCAACCACTTTCCGATGCCCGTCGAGGCGAGCGGCCAGGACGCGGTGTTGGTGGGGCGGGTGCGCGAGGATCTCTCCTGTCCGGGGGCTCTGGACCTGTGGCTTTCGGGCGATCAGATCCGCAAGGGAGCGGCCCTCAACGCCGTCCAGATTGCCGAACAGTTGGCGGGAGGGAGGCGGTGA
- the dapA gene encoding 4-hydroxy-tetrahydrodipicolinate synthase gives MSFGRVLTAMITPFDGEGNVHYAEAEKLADYLAAHGSDTLVVCGTTGESPTLSWEEEYELFDVVRRAVAGRAKVVAGTGSNATREAVVATRKAAALGLDGTLQVCPYYNKPTQDGLFEHFRAVAQAGDLPVILYNVPGRTGVHLAPETVARLAEVPGIVAIKEASGSLDQVSAVRALTCEDFVIYCGDDSLTLPMLAVGATGVVSIASHLVGEPIQQMIRAFENGHNDKARRIHLHLLPLFRGLFWETNPIPVKLALALQGWDVNHLRLPLVAGSEELGSRLEKLLHQLELLV, from the coding sequence GTGAGCTTCGGTCGGGTGCTCACGGCGATGATCACACCCTTCGACGGCGAGGGTAATGTCCATTACGCCGAGGCCGAAAAACTGGCCGACTATCTGGCGGCCCACGGCAGCGATACCCTGGTCGTCTGCGGCACCACCGGCGAATCGCCGACCTTGAGTTGGGAAGAAGAGTACGAGTTGTTCGATGTGGTGCGCCGGGCGGTGGCCGGCCGCGCCAAGGTGGTGGCGGGCACCGGCTCCAACGCCACCCGCGAAGCGGTCGTCGCCACCCGCAAAGCCGCAGCCCTGGGTCTCGACGGCACGCTGCAGGTGTGCCCCTACTACAACAAACCTACCCAGGACGGGCTTTTTGAGCACTTTCGCGCCGTCGCCCAGGCGGGCGATCTGCCGGTGATCCTCTACAATGTGCCGGGGCGCACCGGCGTGCACCTCGCCCCTGAGACCGTCGCCCGCCTTGCCGAGGTACCGGGAATCGTCGCCATCAAAGAAGCGAGTGGTTCCCTAGACCAGGTGAGTGCCGTCCGGGCGCTCACCTGCGAGGATTTTGTGATCTACTGCGGCGACGACTCGCTGACCTTGCCGATGCTTGCCGTCGGGGCGACGGGTGTGGTCAGCATCGCCTCGCACCTGGTGGGAGAGCCCATCCAGCAGATGATCCGGGCCTTCGAGAACGGCCACAACGACAAAGCCCGCCGGATTCACCTGCACCTGTTGCCGCTTTTTCGAGGGCTTTTTTGGGAGACCAATCCGATTCCCGTCAAGCTGGCCCTCGCCCTGCAGGGCTGGGATGTCAACCATCTGCGCCTGCCGCTCGTCGCCGGGAGCGAGGAACTCGGCTCCCGGCTTGAAAAGCTTTTGCACCAGCTTGAACTGCTGGTCTGA
- a CDS encoding ribonuclease J, translating into MAESPNQTVSPLRITPLGGLGEIGKNTWIFQVNDEIMLLDGGLSFPTEEMHGVNLVLPNIDWLIENQEKIVGMVVTHGHEDHIGGIPYHLQRLRIPVIHGPRLAMALLEDKLREAELLGRTQLQTVGPRGTVRVGKYFLVEYLQNTHSMADSYTLAIHTPVGVVMHTGDFKFDHTPVDGRKFDYQRLAEYGEKGVLCLISDSTNAEVPGFTPSERSVYPNLERYIKEAPGRVIVTTFASSVHRIHMLLDIAQKTGRSVCVVGRSMLNMIAKAKALGFIPNFSDSLLQPVQAANSLPAERVLVLTTGSQGEPMSALTRIAGGDHRQVKIQPGDTVIFSSNPIPGNTISVVRVIDKLMQLGANVVYGRERGIHVSGHGAIEDQKLMLALTKPKFFFPCHGEYRMIRRHAQTAQEMGVPAANMLLTENGDVVELTPESMRVVDRIPAGVDLVDASRSTMVNSNVLRERQRLAEDGFVTVAIALTPQGTFAARPQISIKAVARSAETRNLEDMLRTALERTQGRFGEFRQPLEAGALGYQYDWMGIKQLLERTVKQVTREMLQSHPLIQVLLQTPLEAPVTSLPLAVATSA; encoded by the coding sequence ATGGCTGAAAGCCCGAACCAGACTGTTTCGCCCCTACGCATCACTCCCCTCGGTGGGCTGGGAGAAATCGGCAAGAATACCTGGATCTTCCAGGTCAACGACGAAATTATGCTCCTCGATGGGGGTCTGTCGTTTCCGACCGAGGAGATGCACGGCGTGAACCTGGTGCTGCCCAATATCGATTGGCTGATCGAAAACCAGGAAAAAATCGTCGGTATGGTGGTCACCCACGGCCACGAGGACCACATCGGCGGCATTCCCTATCACCTGCAGCGGCTGCGCATCCCGGTCATCCATGGACCGCGCCTGGCGATGGCTCTACTTGAAGACAAACTGCGGGAGGCGGAGCTGTTGGGCCGCACCCAACTGCAGACGGTCGGGCCGCGCGGCACCGTGCGCGTGGGCAAGTACTTTCTGGTCGAGTACCTGCAAAACACCCACTCGATGGCCGATTCCTACACCCTGGCCATCCACACCCCGGTAGGGGTGGTGATGCACACGGGCGATTTCAAGTTCGACCATACACCCGTGGACGGCCGCAAATTCGACTACCAGCGGCTTGCCGAATACGGCGAGAAGGGCGTGCTGTGTCTGATCAGCGATTCGACCAACGCCGAGGTGCCGGGCTTTACGCCCTCCGAGCGCTCGGTCTACCCCAATCTCGAGCGCTACATCAAAGAAGCCCCCGGTCGGGTGATCGTGACGACGTTTGCTTCTTCGGTCCACCGCATCCACATGTTGCTCGACATCGCCCAGAAGACGGGCCGCTCGGTGTGCGTCGTGGGCCGCTCAATGCTTAACATGATCGCCAAGGCCAAGGCCTTGGGATTTATTCCCAACTTTTCAGACTCGCTCCTCCAGCCGGTTCAGGCCGCCAATAGCCTGCCTGCCGAGCGGGTGCTGGTGCTCACCACCGGTTCGCAGGGCGAGCCGATGTCGGCCCTTACCCGCATCGCGGGTGGCGATCACCGCCAGGTCAAAATCCAGCCGGGCGACACGGTGATCTTCTCGTCCAATCCGATCCCCGGCAACACGATCTCGGTGGTGCGCGTCATCGACAAACTGATGCAACTGGGGGCCAACGTCGTCTACGGTCGCGAGCGCGGCATTCACGTGAGCGGCCATGGGGCCATCGAAGATCAAAAGCTGATGCTCGCCCTCACCAAACCCAAGTTCTTCTTTCCCTGCCACGGCGAGTACCGGATGATCCGCCGCCACGCCCAGACCGCCCAGGAGATGGGCGTACCGGCCGCAAACATGTTGCTTACCGAGAACGGTGACGTGGTCGAACTCACCCCCGAGTCGATGCGCGTCGTCGATCGCATCCCGGCCGGGGTGGACCTGGTGGACGCGAGCCGCTCGACGATGGTCAACAGCAACGTCCTGCGCGAGCGCCAGCGCCTGGCTGAGGACGGCTTTGTGACCGTGGCGATCGCCCTCACCCCCCAGGGAACCTTTGCCGCCCGGCCCCAGATCTCGATCAAAGCGGTGGCCCGCTCCGCCGAGACGCGCAACCTCGAAGACATGCTGCGCACCGCCCTCGAACGCACCCAGGGCCGCTTCGGCGAATTTCGCCAGCCGCTCGAAGCCGGCGCCTTGGGCTACCAGTACGACTGGATGGGGATCAAGCAGCTATTGGAGCGCACCGTCAAGCAGGTGACCCGCGAGATGCTCCAGAGCCACCCGCTCATTCAGGTGCTCCTGCAGACGCCGCTGGAGGCTCCTGTGACCAGTTTGCCGCTCGCTGTAGCGACCTCGGCGTAG
- the topA gene encoding type I DNA topoisomerase, with protein sequence MMRLLICESPGKIKTFKAILGAGWDVQASLGHVMELANDGADHLGFDVGPEAITCRYVPRGERGMATLKKLRTAAAKAQEVYLATDPDREGEAIAWHLARELRLKSPRRIRCTQITEGAVRTALQSPGRLDMDLVSAQRARQCLDKLVGYKVSPLLWNATGGKSAGRVQSATLHFVCEREREIIAFVPVDYWSVWVEYAPGWRAYYQGDVQETPESTEATDDAKSNKEAPPAESTRVLSEAEADRLVALARSHPHAVERVERRTVTKIPPAPFTTSTLQQAAGALLSYNPERTMGIAQQLYEGIDLPTGRKGLITYMRTDSVEVAPEFVEQARTYLQINDPDNLPARSATHRSRAGAQQAHEAIRPTDVSLTPRTIRAHLSEEQLRLYDIVWRRAVASQCAPARLAKTKILTRSGPVHWQALGMTVAFAGYTRYWNDLEAALALPALEAGQNLELLRSAHEKKRTQPPPRYSEPKLVQLMERKGVGRPSTYASTIKTLKERAYVELQGRALVPTELGLATDALLGRTLPELVDSAFTARMETGLDAIAASREPWEKYLIGWNTDYLVPAVARARAAIAAEFPKRPAAPRTAQAPQISRTPCPRCRQALSKVPSKKVKRGYFLKCPACADLVMFWNPWRKIWELPKPKTDPQTP encoded by the coding sequence ATGATGCGGCTATTGATTTGCGAAAGTCCAGGTAAGATCAAAACTTTTAAGGCAATTCTCGGCGCGGGCTGGGACGTGCAGGCGTCTTTGGGTCATGTCATGGAGTTGGCCAACGACGGTGCCGATCACCTGGGGTTCGATGTCGGCCCCGAGGCGATAACCTGCCGCTACGTGCCCCGCGGCGAGCGCGGGATGGCGACGCTCAAGAAACTGCGCACAGCGGCGGCTAAGGCCCAGGAAGTGTATCTAGCCACCGACCCCGACCGTGAAGGGGAAGCGATTGCCTGGCATTTGGCACGGGAGTTGCGCCTCAAATCCCCCCGGCGCATCCGCTGTACTCAGATCACTGAGGGAGCCGTGCGCACAGCCCTGCAATCACCCGGTCGCCTGGATATGGACCTGGTGAGCGCCCAGCGCGCCCGGCAGTGCCTCGACAAGCTGGTGGGCTACAAAGTTTCGCCCCTGCTCTGGAATGCGACCGGCGGCAAGAGCGCGGGCCGGGTCCAAAGTGCGACGCTGCACTTTGTGTGCGAGCGCGAACGGGAGATTATCGCCTTTGTGCCGGTCGATTACTGGTCGGTGTGGGTCGAGTACGCCCCCGGCTGGCGGGCTTACTACCAAGGGGACGTGCAGGAGACGCCCGAGTCGACCGAGGCGACCGACGACGCCAAATCGAACAAAGAAGCGCCCCCCGCCGAATCGACCCGGGTGCTGAGCGAAGCGGAGGCCGACCGGCTGGTCGCCTTGGCGCGCAGCCACCCCCACGCTGTCGAGCGCGTCGAGCGGCGCACCGTTACGAAGATCCCCCCGGCCCCCTTCACCACCAGTACCCTCCAGCAGGCCGCTGGGGCATTGCTCAGCTACAACCCCGAGCGCACGATGGGTATCGCCCAGCAGCTCTACGAAGGCATCGACCTGCCCACCGGCCGCAAGGGGCTCATTACCTACATGCGCACCGACAGCGTCGAAGTGGCCCCCGAATTTGTCGAACAGGCGCGCACCTACCTGCAGATCAATGACCCCGACAATCTGCCCGCCCGCAGCGCCACGCACCGCTCCCGCGCAGGTGCCCAGCAGGCCCATGAAGCGATCCGCCCCACCGACGTCAGCTTGACGCCGCGCACGATCCGAGCGCACCTGAGCGAGGAGCAACTGCGGCTTTACGACATTGTCTGGCGGCGGGCGGTGGCTTCGCAGTGCGCCCCGGCCCGCCTGGCCAAGACAAAGATCTTGACCCGCTCCGGCCCGGTGCACTGGCAGGCTCTGGGCATGACCGTCGCCTTCGCGGGCTACACGCGCTACTGGAACGACCTGGAGGCGGCCCTGGCCCTACCCGCCCTCGAAGCCGGACAGAACCTGGAACTGCTGCGCTCGGCCCACGAAAAAAAGCGCACCCAACCGCCGCCGCGCTACAGCGAGCCGAAGCTGGTGCAGCTGATGGAGCGCAAAGGGGTCGGGCGGCCCTCGACCTACGCTTCGACGATCAAAACCCTCAAAGAGCGCGCCTACGTCGAACTGCAGGGCCGCGCGCTGGTGCCCACCGAGCTGGGTCTGGCCACCGACGCGCTGCTCGGGCGCACGCTGCCGGAACTGGTCGACAGCGCCTTTACCGCCCGGATGGAGACGGGCCTCGATGCGATTGCCGCAAGCCGCGAGCCCTGGGAAAAATATTTGATCGGCTGGAACACAGACTATCTGGTGCCGGCGGTGGCGCGCGCCCGCGCGGCGATTGCGGCGGAATTTCCGAAGCGTCCGGCCGCTCCACGCACAGCCCAAGCACCGCAGATTTCGCGCACCCCCTGTCCCCGTTGCCGCCAGGCGCTCTCGAAGGTACCCTCCAAAAAAGTCAAGCGGGGCTACTTTCTCAAGTGCCCCGCCTGTGCGGATTTGGTGATGTTCTGGAACCCCTGGCGCAAAATCTGGGAGCTTCCCAAGCCCAAAACGGACCCGCAAACTCCCTGA
- a CDS encoding HEPN domain-containing protein: MPSTSTIKEQLTAVYDDLFKQLSDIEDALIKQFFQTDPTADPVDPQEYDFHVKSYCILAHAALEDYFESVVLKIMHHSCNVWLTSQKATEPLLYLLCFYGSRPKIKVDDREDEKSCYSYLKENIDSIVSAFSKEVNNNHGISLKYLKKLLLPVGLNIMNETRVIESLNRLAKYRGDVAHKGIVRSFLSPEDARDQVADCLELCEHIHQTALNKMQDINFV, encoded by the coding sequence ATGCCGAGTACCTCCACCATAAAGGAGCAGTTAACAGCAGTCTACGACGATTTGTTCAAACAGCTATCAGATATAGAGGATGCATTGATTAAGCAGTTCTTTCAAACCGATCCTACTGCTGATCCTGTTGATCCTCAAGAATACGATTTTCATGTCAAGTCGTACTGCATCCTTGCACATGCAGCCTTAGAAGACTACTTTGAGAGTGTAGTGCTGAAAATCATGCACCATAGCTGCAATGTCTGGTTAACGTCACAGAAAGCGACGGAGCCTCTACTCTATCTTTTATGCTTTTATGGTTCCAGGCCGAAGATCAAAGTTGATGATCGCGAAGATGAGAAAAGTTGCTACTCATATTTGAAAGAAAATATCGACAGCATTGTCAGTGCCTTCTCAAAAGAAGTTAATAATAATCACGGTATTTCCCTAAAATATCTGAAGAAACTACTGCTACCTGTTGGTTTGAATATCATGAATGAAACCAGAGTCATAGAGTCCTTAAATAGATTGGCTAAATATAGAGGAGATGTAGCCCATAAGGGAATTGTGAGAAGCTTTCTATCGCCAGAAGATGCAAGAGATCAAGTTGCAGACTGTTTGGAATTGTGTGAGCATATTCATCAAACTGCACTAAACAAGATGCAAGATATAAATTTTGTATAA
- a CDS encoding DUF262 domain-containing protein: MEAILFEVPESVINIEEANQDTIEDIAPEDQDLSELIVYSRDWTVETIVSQIQKGNIDLNPKFQRRNAWSDDRRSKLIESLIVGIPVPEIVFAEDKELKKSFIVIDGKQRLLTIAGFFEPDKFNYWNDPKLKNLLLRKDLNSVTYAQLKSRASLSEDYRRFLNADIRCTVISNYASDDILYDIFYRLNTGSSPLATQELRQVLKKGAFADYLIEITNSYQLLHEVLRLRGSDPRLQDVEILLRFFCISLFPHQYKGNLKKFLDDSMAAITKNWSQCKPKVDKLYGDFNIALARLSEILTVQHIGRKFTGDKWEARFNKALFEVEIYYFCRLSDAHATIENNERFLEKFKQLCGNNPVFRSSIESTTKSLDKYETRYSLFQELVNDAYNCEIDDVPVRNR, from the coding sequence ATGGAAGCAATCCTTTTCGAGGTTCCCGAAAGCGTCATTAATATCGAGGAAGCAAATCAAGATACCATTGAGGATATCGCTCCTGAAGATCAAGATCTTTCAGAGCTGATTGTCTACTCTAGGGATTGGACTGTTGAAACAATTGTTAGTCAAATACAGAAAGGAAACATTGACTTAAATCCTAAATTTCAGCGCCGTAATGCCTGGAGCGATGATAGAAGAAGCAAGTTAATCGAATCCCTAATTGTCGGCATCCCAGTGCCTGAGATTGTTTTCGCAGAGGATAAGGAGCTCAAAAAGTCATTTATAGTCATTGATGGTAAGCAACGCCTTCTAACCATTGCTGGCTTTTTTGAGCCTGATAAGTTTAACTACTGGAACGATCCGAAACTTAAAAATCTACTTCTTAGAAAAGATTTAAATAGTGTCACCTATGCCCAACTAAAAAGCCGAGCAAGCCTAAGCGAAGATTATAGACGATTTTTAAATGCTGACATCCGGTGCACCGTTATATCAAACTATGCATCAGATGATATTCTGTACGATATTTTTTACAGACTTAACACTGGCTCTTCCCCATTAGCTACTCAGGAACTTCGGCAAGTTCTGAAAAAAGGCGCATTTGCTGACTACTTAATTGAGATTACCAACAGCTATCAGTTGTTGCACGAAGTACTTAGGCTCAGAGGCTCTGATCCTAGGCTTCAGGATGTCGAGATTCTGCTTCGTTTTTTTTGCATTTCTTTATTCCCTCATCAATACAAAGGAAATCTGAAAAAATTTCTTGATGATTCAATGGCCGCTATCACAAAAAATTGGTCTCAGTGTAAACCCAAAGTAGATAAACTATATGGGGACTTTAACATAGCCCTGGCGCGGCTGTCTGAGATACTCACTGTACAACACATTGGAAGGAAATTCACGGGTGACAAATGGGAGGCAAGATTTAACAAGGCTTTGTTTGAAGTTGAAATTTATTACTTTTGTAGACTTTCTGATGCACATGCAACCATTGAAAACAATGAGCGATTTCTTGAAAAGTTCAAGCAGTTGTGTGGCAATAATCCAGTGTTTCGAAGTTCAATTGAGTCGACTACCAAAAGCTTGGACAAATACGAAACGCGCTATAGCTTATTCCAGGAGCTAGTTAATGATGCGTACAATTGTGAAATCGATGACGTTCCTGTGAGAAATCGTTAA